A genomic window from Thalassoroseus pseudoceratinae includes:
- a CDS encoding IS630 family transposase, producing MTNRNIEYWVIPPECDAEFVAHMENVLETYEKPYHPGRPVICMDEQPVQLIQETRQPIPATKDHPKRVDYEYERGGTASIFMFCEPLGNWRQATAREHRTKFDWAEEVASLLDGRYADCEQITLVLDNLNTHTIGAFYEAFEPQRARSYARRIELCFTPKHGSWLNIAENELNSMTRQCVGGRRIGELEILQHEIAAWSTDVNNTQRGIDWRMKIDDARYKLKTVYPKIQC from the coding sequence ATGACCAATCGCAACATCGAGTATTGGGTGATCCCCCCGGAATGCGACGCGGAGTTCGTGGCGCACATGGAAAATGTGCTGGAAACCTACGAAAAACCGTACCATCCAGGGCGGCCGGTGATCTGCATGGACGAGCAACCTGTGCAACTGATCCAAGAAACGCGTCAGCCGATCCCGGCCACCAAAGACCACCCCAAACGTGTCGACTATGAATACGAACGAGGCGGCACCGCTTCCATTTTTATGTTCTGTGAACCTCTGGGGAATTGGCGGCAAGCAACCGCCCGTGAGCACCGCACGAAATTCGACTGGGCCGAGGAAGTCGCCTCGCTCCTGGATGGGAGATACGCCGACTGTGAACAGATCACGCTCGTCTTAGACAACCTCAACACCCATACAATCGGCGCGTTCTATGAAGCCTTTGAACCGCAGCGAGCGCGCTCCTATGCTCGACGCATCGAATTGTGCTTCACCCCCAAACATGGCAGCTGGCTGAACATCGCCGAGAACGAACTCAATAGCATGACACGTCAATGTGTTGGCGGACGCAGAATCGGTGAGTTGGAAATCCTCCAACACGAAATCGCCGCATGGTCAACGGATGTCAATAACACTCAACGTGGCATCGACTGGCGAATGAAAATCGACGACGCACGATATAAACTCAAAACCGTCTACCCTAAAATTCAATGCTGA
- a CDS encoding group I truncated hemoglobin: protein MSSADQPLYEQLGGADAIPAIVDAMYARVLTDPVLKSYFQNVDLEKLRRMQTEFMGAALGGPETYSGMELSHAHQGRGITNLHFSAFVGHLLAVLEARGCSEQDTQAVARRINTYASDITGNVSTDG from the coding sequence ATGAGTTCCGCAGATCAACCCCTTTACGAGCAACTGGGTGGAGCCGATGCCATTCCCGCCATCGTCGATGCGATGTATGCCCGTGTGCTAACCGATCCGGTTTTGAAGTCGTACTTCCAGAATGTCGATTTGGAGAAACTCCGACGAATGCAGACCGAGTTCATGGGGGCGGCACTCGGGGGGCCAGAGACGTACAGCGGAATGGAACTCTCGCACGCTCACCAAGGGCGGGGCATTACCAACCTGCATTTTTCCGCGTTTGTCGGGCATTTACTCGCCGTGCTCGAAGCACGCGGATGTTCCGAGCAAGACACACAAGCCGTAGCTCGCCGGATCAACACCTATGCCAGCGACATCACCGGTAATGTCTCTACGGATGGTTGA
- a CDS encoding helix-turn-helix domain-containing protein, producing MSEKKYIVRLTDSERKVCSEVISKLKGTSQKVRRAQILLKADADGPAWTDARIAEAYACRTKTVENLRQRFVESGFEQTLDRKQSPTAGAKKLLDGNEEAKIIAMRLGSPPDGYGQWTLRLLARKVVELEIVEKVSHETVRQTLKKIG from the coding sequence ATGAGCGAAAAGAAGTATATCGTGCGTCTGACGGATTCCGAACGCAAAGTCTGTTCGGAAGTGATCAGCAAACTCAAAGGGACGAGCCAAAAGGTGCGACGGGCGCAAATTCTGCTCAAGGCCGATGCGGACGGCCCGGCCTGGACCGATGCGCGAATCGCTGAAGCCTATGCCTGTCGGACCAAGACGGTCGAGAATCTCAGGCAGCGATTTGTGGAGTCAGGCTTCGAACAGACGCTTGATCGGAAACAGTCGCCCACCGCGGGCGCGAAGAAACTGCTCGATGGAAACGAAGAAGCGAAAATCATCGCCATGCGGCTTGGTTCCCCGCCGGACGGTTATGGCCAATGGACCCTCCGTCTGTTGGCCCGCAAGGTGGTGGAGTTGGAGATTGTCGAAAAAGTCAGCCACGAAACGGTGCGGCAAACGCTTAAAAAAATCGGATGA